ACGCGAAAACTGCAACTTTTGCTGGAAGTATTCAAGGACGAATTCCAGAGTTCCGACAGGATCCAGGGTGAGATGATCAGAATATTGCTTGTCCGTCTGATCATCATATTGACGCGTATCGCCAAGCGTCAGTATCTCGATCGAATACCGATAGATGACAATAGATTTGAGATCATACGGTTGTTCAATCTGCTTGTCGAGAACCACGTCAAACGTGAGCACCGTGTCAGCTATTACGCCTCGCAGCTGAACAGATCGCCTAAGACACTCGCTAACTACTTCGCCCTGCTCTCACACCCGTCGCCATCTCAATTGATCCAGGAACGGATCATACTTGAAGCTAAGCGGCTGATCTTTTATACGAAAATGAGTGACAAGGAGATCACATATGAACTTGGTTTCGATGATCCGGCTCATTTCAGCCGGTTTTTCAAGAATCGAACCGGCCTGAGTCCGACAGTGTTCCGTGAGTCAGCAAATAAATAGGCACAGGGAAATTTCGACATGTATTCGGGAACTTGCTCTATTCCCCAGAAAGGGTTACGTCGGTAGGATCGTAAAAGGTCACAACGACCAAAAACGAAAATACTGAGGAAGAAAAATGATCGAATTCAACGTGCCAACCAGGGAAGATGTTTCAGAGGGGAACAAGCAGATCTTCGATAGGCTGAATAGCATGCTCGGCTTTGTCCCCAATCTATATGCGTTCTATGCCAAGAACGAAACTGCTCTTAACGATTATCTTACCATTCAAAATCGCAAAAGCACCCTTCGCGCTAAAGAGCGCGAGGTGATCAATCTCGTCGTAAGTCAGATAAACAATTGTGAGTACTGCCTTGCTGCGCATTCCACGATCGGTAAAATGAGCGGCCTAGAGGACGATGAGATCATCGAAATCAGACGCGGGACGGTTGCCTTCGATGAAAAAATCGCCGCCCTTGCCGAGTTCGTACGAGAGACAACCCAGAATCGAGGCCGGCCGTCAGACGAGGCGAAGCGGAATTTCTTTGACGCCGGTTACACTGAGGCAAATCTGATCGACGTACTCATCGTTATCGGTGACAAGACCATCAGCAACTATCTCCACAGCGTCACACAAATCCCGATCGACTGGGAACCCGCTCCATCGATCTCCATTGCAAGTTCGACGTGAACGGCCCGGATCGTCAGAGTAGCTTTTCGATCTCGGAGAAGATCTTTCCAAGTTCGATGTCGGAAGCGGCACCGGTCTCTTTCATCAGAACGGTGCCGTTTTTTCCGATCAACACGACCAAGGCTTTGTCCTTCTCATATCCAAAATTTGCGGCAACTTTCCCGCCCCAGTCAAGAAGTACGGGAAACTGGGTCTGTCTTTTGATCAGACGGCGAACGAGCCCGCGTGCGTAGCTCGGCACGCCGCCAAGGGACGCAATGCCGAACATGTAGATCTTTCCGTCGAATTTCCTAAAGATCGGAGCCGACCAACCCTCGATCTGCTTCGACCCTTTTCGATCGCCGAAGATCAAGACGACCGGCCGATCGCTTGGGAAATTGACCTCGACGTATTTGTCGCCCTGATCCTTTAAACCGAAATTCTCGACTCGCGATTGTGCAGCGGTTGCCAGAAACGAAGCGGCGACGATCAAGACGGCGAAAAGAACGCCTCTGCCGGAGACGGGTGAATGGCGCATTGATTTTACTCCAGTCCGAAAAATGATAGCTTCTGAACTTCTTTAAGGTGTTCGCATTGCTTCAGTCATCGGTTTCGCTCTGTCGTAAAAATCAATCGATAAAGGTTAGGTCGGCGGCGTTCTCGCAGTTGCTCAACCCGCTCGGGTGGGGTCGATGATAGCTTTCACTTCCGAGATACGATTTGCTGGAAAGCCGCTTTCGCGGGCATGTTCCTCGATCAAATCGGCGTTGGGTGCAGTATAAATGCAGTAGATCTTATCATCGGTAACATAACTGTGGATCCACTGTATCTCGGCGCCGAGTTTGTTCAGTACACTGCAAGATCTGGCCGAGGCTCCCTGAAGGTCATCAGGCGACATGGAGCCGGCTCCGGGAATATCACGTTCGATAACGAATTTCGGCATGGCT
The DNA window shown above is from Chloracidobacterium sp. and carries:
- a CDS encoding DUF4242 domain-containing protein; translated protein: MPKFVIERDIPGAGSMSPDDLQGASARSCSVLNKLGAEIQWIHSYVTDDKIYCIYTAPNADLIEEHARESGFPANRISEVKAIIDPTRAG
- a CDS encoding carboxymuconolactone decarboxylase family protein, producing MIEFNVPTREDVSEGNKQIFDRLNSMLGFVPNLYAFYAKNETALNDYLTIQNRKSTLRAKEREVINLVVSQINNCEYCLAAHSTIGKMSGLEDDEIIEIRRGTVAFDEKIAALAEFVRETTQNRGRPSDEAKRNFFDAGYTEANLIDVLIVIGDKTISNYLHSVTQIPIDWEPAPSISIASST
- a CDS encoding helix-turn-helix domain-containing protein, with the translated sequence MFYVRDRANKFLTIAWNKGRKQRAIIDEVEQDLPSNAILPMMVNQSFRFARPEDIVAWQFNREFYCIVDHDREVSCAGFLFYGSSGNLIVRPDNFETRKLQLLLEVFKDEFQSSDRIQGEMIRILLVRLIIILTRIAKRQYLDRIPIDDNRFEIIRLFNLLVENHVKREHRVSYYASQLNRSPKTLANYFALLSHPSPSQLIQERIILEAKRLIFYTKMSDKEITYELGFDDPAHFSRFFKNRTGLSPTVFRESANK